In Zingiber officinale cultivar Zhangliang chromosome 6A, Zo_v1.1, whole genome shotgun sequence, a single genomic region encodes these proteins:
- the LOC121998806 gene encoding nuclear pore complex protein NUP96-like isoform X1, giving the protein MRNILTDPAAYQHTPPPRYPPRQGYPSPPHPAPPPQNHPVAPQQERALIPNRDSNLVRSSQNEAVGGDCRSLMFSKYKKRRMLYNGDVGSLLPTLYSSDYFTKPSIDELAALETIDSGYCSRVPDFTIGRVGYGQIKFIGSTDVRWLHLDQIVKFDRNSVVVYTDEADKPPVGQGLNKAAEVTLTLKLRSLDAHSPELDRFGDILRKRADRQGAVFVSFDLSSGNWTFLVHHFSRFGLDDEEEEDIVMIDNDSDSTAEVNEFPAHSAGAVLSHSLPAHLGLDPVRMQELRALMFSSEEYEDLNGSFQKINSYNKEQLKEDSPVINGKILANTTILHGSSRKGRIQISSSPIRRPSQALLEYNLNNTDLSPSRDIFLSGHRKGLSLTRLTKVEGFRLEEKHQTPLSGGYSKNIVDAALFMGRSFRVGWGPNGILVHSGTPVDSPSCGLSSQVNIQKVAMDKTVRDKNNKINEELVDLHFSSLMNLHKSVEHETSQLVHDSFKLKLLRVECSRLTLPEICQAYIETIEKAHEISELSTSNRVFLMHQVSIWALVRVLFSERETNEQSNDDDREGMMLDTKDDSLDMDVEAKPFARRAEFSFWLQESVCHRIQDDITYLNDSSDLEQILVLLTGRQLDAAVELAAARGDVRLAILLSQAGGSMVSRSDMAQQLDIWRMNGMDFKFIENDRLKLYELLAGNIQDAFQVSSIDWKRFLGLIMWYQLPPDTPLSVVFHTYQQLLCEKRAPHPVPVYIDEGPLEEEEVDWNIGDNHDLAYYVMLLHANEDKNFNQLKTMFSAFSSTYDPLDYHMIWHQRAILEAIGAFSSKDLSILDMSFVDQLLCLGLCHWAIYVVLHMPYCDDAPYIQAKLIKQILCQNCEIWSSQENQYQFIEELGIPSEWMHEALAIYFEYQGDLPEALEHFLRCSNWKKAHSIFITSVAHHLFLSSQDEEIWRITSFMEEHKSEISDWDLGAGIFFDFYILRSSLKEGDIMSETDPLGKKNDECRSFFTRLSESLLIWGIRLPADARLTYAKMSEELCNLLMSVPGLSSTAMVQMSCFDTMLIAPTPEDMRSSHLQSAVSVFTYFLSEIST; this is encoded by the exons ATGAGAAATATATTGACCGACCCTGCTGCTTATCAACACACACCACCTCCACGCTATCCTCCCAGACAAGGTTATCCAAGTCCTCCCCATCCGGCCCCGCCTCCTCAGAATCATCCAGTAGCACCTCAGCAAGAAAGGGCGCTAATACCGAATC GTGACTCCAATCTTGTCAGAAGTAGTCAAAATGAAGCAGTTGGTGGTGATTGCCGCAGTTTGATGTTTTCTAAGTATAAGAAAAGAAGAATGTTATACAATGGGGATGTAGGCTCCTTGCTACCTACTTTGTACTCCTCAGACTATTTTACCAAGCCCTCAATTGACGAGTTGGCAGCACTAGAGACGATTGACTCAGGTTATTGTAGCCGAGTTCCTGATTTCACTATTGGAAGAGTGGGTTATGGTCAAATTAAATTCATAGGAAGCACTGATGTCAGATGGTTACATTTGGACCAGATTGTAAAATTTGACAGGAATTCAGTGGTGGTATATACTGATGAGGCTGACAAACCCCCAGTGGGTCAAGGCCTTAACAAAGCTGCTGAAGTAACTTTGACCCTGAAACTGAGATCATTAGATGCTCATTCTCCGGAATTAGATAGATTCGGTGATATACTAAGGAAACGTGCTGATAGACAAGGAGCCGTCTTTGTCTCATTTGATTTGTCAAGTGGCAATTGGACATTCCTAGTGCATCATTTCAGTAGATTTGGattggatgatgaagaagaagaggatatTGTCATGATTGACAACGATAGTGATTCAACCGCAGAGGTAAACGAATTTCCTGCACATTCTGCTGGGGCTGTGTTATCTCATTCACTTCCAGCTCATCTGGGTCTTGATCCTGTAAGAATGCAAGAATTGAGGGCATTGATGTTTTCTTCTGAGGAGTATGAAGATCTTAATGGATCATTCCAAAAGATTAATAGTTACAACAAGGAACAGTTAAAGGAGGATTCCCCAGTAATCAATGGCAAAATATTGGCTAATACAACAATATTACATGGTTCTTCCAGGAAGGGAAGGATTCAAATTAGTTCTTCACCCATTCGAAGACCCTCTCAAGCCCTACTGGAGTACAATCTAAATAACACTGACTTGAGCCCATCAAGGGACATTTTTCTGAGTGGTCATAGGAAGGGGTTGTCACTAACTAGGCTGACAAAGGTAGAGGGGTTTAGACTGGAGGAGAAGCACCAAACTCCTTTATCTGGAGGATACTCTAAGAATATAGTAGATGCTGCTTTGTTCATGGGTAGATCTTTTCGAGTTGGATGGGGACCGAATGGCATACTTGTTCATAGTGGTACTCCAGTAGACAGTCCAAGCTGTGGATTATCTTCtcaagtaaatatacaaaaggttgcTATGGACAAAACTGTGAGAGATAAGAACAATAAAATCAATGAGGAGCTTGTTGATTTGCatttttcttctttgatgaatctcCACAAGTCGGTAGAACATGAAACTTCCCAATTGGTGCATGATTCTTTCAAATTAAAGCTTCTGCGAGTTGAATGCAGTCGTTTGACTCTTCCTGAAATTTGCCAGGCTTATATTGAGACTATTGAGAAGGCACATGAGATTTCTGAGTTATCTACATCTAACCGTGTGTTCTTGATGCACCAAGTATCTATTTGGGCATTGGTAAGAGTTCTATTTTCAGAGAGGGAAACAAATGAACAGTCAAATGATGATGATAGGGAAGGAATGATGCTTGATACGAAGGATGATTCTCTTGACATGGACGTTGAGGCAAAACCTTTCGCTCGGAGAGCAGAATTTTCTTTTTGGCTGCAAGAGAGTGTTTGCCATCGAATTCAGGATGATATAACCTACTTAAATGATTCTAGTGATTTGGAGCAGATACTTGTACTTTTAACTGGACGGCAGCTGGATGCAGCAGTTGAGCTTGCTGCTGCAAGAGGAGATGTCCGACTAGCTATTTTACTAAGTCAGGCTGGTGGGTCAATGGTCAGTCGTTCTGACATGGCACAACAGTTGGATATCTGGAGAATGAATGGCATGGATTTTAAGTTTATTGAGAATGATAGGTTAAAGTTGTATGAGTTGCTTGCAGGTAATATACAAGATGCATTCCAGGTTTCATCCATTGACTGGAAAAGGTTTCTAGGGTTGATAATGTGGTATCAACTTCCTCCTGATACCCCATTGTCTGTGGTATTTCATACTTATCAGCAGCTTCTCTGTGAAAAAAGAGCTCCTCATCCTGTCCCAGTTTACATTGATGAAGGacctcttgaagaagaagaagtggactgGAACATTGGTGATAATCATGACCTTGCATATTATGTTATGCTTCTTCATGCTAATGAAGACAAGAACTTCAACCAACTGAAAACCATGTTTAGTGCATTCTCTTCCACATATGATCCACTTGACTACCACATGATCTGGCACCAGCGTGCCATATTGGAAGCTATTGGTGCATTTAGTTCAAAAGATCTTAGTATACTTGACATGAGTTTTGTTGACCAGTTGCTATGTCTTGGGTTGTGCCATTGGGCAATTTATGTTGTTCTGCACATGCCTTACTGCGATGATGCACCATATATCCAGGCTAAGCTTATTAAACAGATTCTGTGTCAAAATTGTGAAATTTGGAGCTCTCAAGAGAATCAATATCAGTTTATTGAAGAACTTGGTATACCATCAGAATGGATGCATGAGGCTCTG GCAATATACTTCGAGTATCAGGGAGATTTGCCAGAGGCCCTGGAACATTTTCTTAGATGCTCTAATTGGAAAAAAGCTCACTCAATCTTCATTACATCAGTGGCTCATCACTTATTCCTATCAT CTCAAGATGAAGAGATTTGGAGAATCACAAGTTTCATGGAAGAACATAAGTCTGAAATTTCTGACTGGGACCTGGGTGCTGGAATTTTTTTTGACTTCTACATTCTAAGGAGTTCATTGAAAGAGGGGGACATCATGAGTGAAACG GACCCTCTTGGAAAGAAAAATGATGAATGCAGAAGCTTTTTTACTCGTTTAAGTGAATCTCTATTGATTTGGGGAATCAGATTGCCTGCTGATGCAAG GTTAACCTACGCAAAGATGTCAGAAGAACTGTGTAATCTACTGATGTCCGTTCCTGGTTTGAGCTCCACAGCGATGGTTCAGATGAGCTGCTTTGACACGATGCTCATTGCTCCTACTCCGGAAGATATGCGATCCAGTCATCTGCAGAGCGCGGTTTCAGTCTTCACTTATTTTCTATCAGAGATCTCAACATGA
- the LOC121998806 gene encoding nuclear pore complex protein NUP96-like isoform X2 translates to MFSKYKKRRMLYNGDVGSLLPTLYSSDYFTKPSIDELAALETIDSGYCSRVPDFTIGRVGYGQIKFIGSTDVRWLHLDQIVKFDRNSVVVYTDEADKPPVGQGLNKAAEVTLTLKLRSLDAHSPELDRFGDILRKRADRQGAVFVSFDLSSGNWTFLVHHFSRFGLDDEEEEDIVMIDNDSDSTAEVNEFPAHSAGAVLSHSLPAHLGLDPVRMQELRALMFSSEEYEDLNGSFQKINSYNKEQLKEDSPVINGKILANTTILHGSSRKGRIQISSSPIRRPSQALLEYNLNNTDLSPSRDIFLSGHRKGLSLTRLTKVEGFRLEEKHQTPLSGGYSKNIVDAALFMGRSFRVGWGPNGILVHSGTPVDSPSCGLSSQVNIQKVAMDKTVRDKNNKINEELVDLHFSSLMNLHKSVEHETSQLVHDSFKLKLLRVECSRLTLPEICQAYIETIEKAHEISELSTSNRVFLMHQVSIWALVRVLFSERETNEQSNDDDREGMMLDTKDDSLDMDVEAKPFARRAEFSFWLQESVCHRIQDDITYLNDSSDLEQILVLLTGRQLDAAVELAAARGDVRLAILLSQAGGSMVSRSDMAQQLDIWRMNGMDFKFIENDRLKLYELLAGNIQDAFQVSSIDWKRFLGLIMWYQLPPDTPLSVVFHTYQQLLCEKRAPHPVPVYIDEGPLEEEEVDWNIGDNHDLAYYVMLLHANEDKNFNQLKTMFSAFSSTYDPLDYHMIWHQRAILEAIGAFSSKDLSILDMSFVDQLLCLGLCHWAIYVVLHMPYCDDAPYIQAKLIKQILCQNCEIWSSQENQYQFIEELGIPSEWMHEALAIYFEYQGDLPEALEHFLRCSNWKKAHSIFITSVAHHLFLSSQDEEIWRITSFMEEHKSEISDWDLGAGIFFDFYILRSSLKEGDIMSETDPLGKKNDECRSFFTRLSESLLIWGIRLPADARLTYAKMSEELCNLLMSVPGLSSTAMVQMSCFDTMLIAPTPEDMRSSHLQSAVSVFTYFLSEIST, encoded by the exons ATGTTTTCTAAGTATAAGAAAAGAAGAATGTTATACAATGGGGATGTAGGCTCCTTGCTACCTACTTTGTACTCCTCAGACTATTTTACCAAGCCCTCAATTGACGAGTTGGCAGCACTAGAGACGATTGACTCAGGTTATTGTAGCCGAGTTCCTGATTTCACTATTGGAAGAGTGGGTTATGGTCAAATTAAATTCATAGGAAGCACTGATGTCAGATGGTTACATTTGGACCAGATTGTAAAATTTGACAGGAATTCAGTGGTGGTATATACTGATGAGGCTGACAAACCCCCAGTGGGTCAAGGCCTTAACAAAGCTGCTGAAGTAACTTTGACCCTGAAACTGAGATCATTAGATGCTCATTCTCCGGAATTAGATAGATTCGGTGATATACTAAGGAAACGTGCTGATAGACAAGGAGCCGTCTTTGTCTCATTTGATTTGTCAAGTGGCAATTGGACATTCCTAGTGCATCATTTCAGTAGATTTGGattggatgatgaagaagaagaggatatTGTCATGATTGACAACGATAGTGATTCAACCGCAGAGGTAAACGAATTTCCTGCACATTCTGCTGGGGCTGTGTTATCTCATTCACTTCCAGCTCATCTGGGTCTTGATCCTGTAAGAATGCAAGAATTGAGGGCATTGATGTTTTCTTCTGAGGAGTATGAAGATCTTAATGGATCATTCCAAAAGATTAATAGTTACAACAAGGAACAGTTAAAGGAGGATTCCCCAGTAATCAATGGCAAAATATTGGCTAATACAACAATATTACATGGTTCTTCCAGGAAGGGAAGGATTCAAATTAGTTCTTCACCCATTCGAAGACCCTCTCAAGCCCTACTGGAGTACAATCTAAATAACACTGACTTGAGCCCATCAAGGGACATTTTTCTGAGTGGTCATAGGAAGGGGTTGTCACTAACTAGGCTGACAAAGGTAGAGGGGTTTAGACTGGAGGAGAAGCACCAAACTCCTTTATCTGGAGGATACTCTAAGAATATAGTAGATGCTGCTTTGTTCATGGGTAGATCTTTTCGAGTTGGATGGGGACCGAATGGCATACTTGTTCATAGTGGTACTCCAGTAGACAGTCCAAGCTGTGGATTATCTTCtcaagtaaatatacaaaaggttgcTATGGACAAAACTGTGAGAGATAAGAACAATAAAATCAATGAGGAGCTTGTTGATTTGCatttttcttctttgatgaatctcCACAAGTCGGTAGAACATGAAACTTCCCAATTGGTGCATGATTCTTTCAAATTAAAGCTTCTGCGAGTTGAATGCAGTCGTTTGACTCTTCCTGAAATTTGCCAGGCTTATATTGAGACTATTGAGAAGGCACATGAGATTTCTGAGTTATCTACATCTAACCGTGTGTTCTTGATGCACCAAGTATCTATTTGGGCATTGGTAAGAGTTCTATTTTCAGAGAGGGAAACAAATGAACAGTCAAATGATGATGATAGGGAAGGAATGATGCTTGATACGAAGGATGATTCTCTTGACATGGACGTTGAGGCAAAACCTTTCGCTCGGAGAGCAGAATTTTCTTTTTGGCTGCAAGAGAGTGTTTGCCATCGAATTCAGGATGATATAACCTACTTAAATGATTCTAGTGATTTGGAGCAGATACTTGTACTTTTAACTGGACGGCAGCTGGATGCAGCAGTTGAGCTTGCTGCTGCAAGAGGAGATGTCCGACTAGCTATTTTACTAAGTCAGGCTGGTGGGTCAATGGTCAGTCGTTCTGACATGGCACAACAGTTGGATATCTGGAGAATGAATGGCATGGATTTTAAGTTTATTGAGAATGATAGGTTAAAGTTGTATGAGTTGCTTGCAGGTAATATACAAGATGCATTCCAGGTTTCATCCATTGACTGGAAAAGGTTTCTAGGGTTGATAATGTGGTATCAACTTCCTCCTGATACCCCATTGTCTGTGGTATTTCATACTTATCAGCAGCTTCTCTGTGAAAAAAGAGCTCCTCATCCTGTCCCAGTTTACATTGATGAAGGacctcttgaagaagaagaagtggactgGAACATTGGTGATAATCATGACCTTGCATATTATGTTATGCTTCTTCATGCTAATGAAGACAAGAACTTCAACCAACTGAAAACCATGTTTAGTGCATTCTCTTCCACATATGATCCACTTGACTACCACATGATCTGGCACCAGCGTGCCATATTGGAAGCTATTGGTGCATTTAGTTCAAAAGATCTTAGTATACTTGACATGAGTTTTGTTGACCAGTTGCTATGTCTTGGGTTGTGCCATTGGGCAATTTATGTTGTTCTGCACATGCCTTACTGCGATGATGCACCATATATCCAGGCTAAGCTTATTAAACAGATTCTGTGTCAAAATTGTGAAATTTGGAGCTCTCAAGAGAATCAATATCAGTTTATTGAAGAACTTGGTATACCATCAGAATGGATGCATGAGGCTCTG GCAATATACTTCGAGTATCAGGGAGATTTGCCAGAGGCCCTGGAACATTTTCTTAGATGCTCTAATTGGAAAAAAGCTCACTCAATCTTCATTACATCAGTGGCTCATCACTTATTCCTATCAT CTCAAGATGAAGAGATTTGGAGAATCACAAGTTTCATGGAAGAACATAAGTCTGAAATTTCTGACTGGGACCTGGGTGCTGGAATTTTTTTTGACTTCTACATTCTAAGGAGTTCATTGAAAGAGGGGGACATCATGAGTGAAACG GACCCTCTTGGAAAGAAAAATGATGAATGCAGAAGCTTTTTTACTCGTTTAAGTGAATCTCTATTGATTTGGGGAATCAGATTGCCTGCTGATGCAAG GTTAACCTACGCAAAGATGTCAGAAGAACTGTGTAATCTACTGATGTCCGTTCCTGGTTTGAGCTCCACAGCGATGGTTCAGATGAGCTGCTTTGACACGATGCTCATTGCTCCTACTCCGGAAGATATGCGATCCAGTCATCTGCAGAGCGCGGTTTCAGTCTTCACTTATTTTCTATCAGAGATCTCAACATGA
- the LOC121994573 gene encoding uncharacterized protein LOC121994573, which produces MNWIARKIHLYNVTIGLYMLDWWERYLFNILILVLLWFVFYNGSRSATEFYNGYIKPKMLAGQSFAVEENIIM; this is translated from the exons ATGAACTGGATCGCACGGAAGATCCATCTCTACAACGTCACCATAGGACTCTACATGCTCGATTGGTGGGAGCGATACCTCTTCA ACATATTGATCCTTGTGTTGCTCTGGTTCGTCTTCTACAACGGTTCCAGATCTGCCACTGAATTCTACAACGG ATACATTAAACCCAAAATGTTGGCCGGCCAAAGTTTTGCAGTGGAAGAGAACATCATTATGTAG